A window of Oryza glaberrima chromosome 2, OglaRS2, whole genome shotgun sequence genomic DNA:
GTGCTGCATGCTCCTCTCACCGGAGTCAGGTTGGGTCAGGTCAGGCCGTAGGCCACAGGTACTCGCTTCGTGACAATTATAAGAGATTTTTGACACTttcaaaaagataaaagattaaCAAAATAAGACAATGATATCTCTCATCATATATAAGAAGTGGTTGGAGACCGAAGGGTAGTTTAGAGTAAGACGAGAAGAAATTTGAATAGAAGGTGATCGATCATCGATAGAACAAGTACTACTCTAAGTACTTATATTTGTGAACAAATGGAGAGGATGAAAGTCCTTTATACTATTTGTGAAGGAAAGAGCATCACTAAACATTGTGTATAGTAGTAAAATGTGGATGCTTTTAGCCGGATAATGCCACATAAGTGCTTTTTAGCGTCCTTCTTCCCTCTTTATTACAGCTTTGAAAAGGATCGGTTCCTGAAACAGATGACAGGGCTGGCCTAGCTAATTGATAGTATTTGTTTTAATTAGTTTAATCTGATCTCTTGACAGGCTAACCTGTTGCATGTACTGTGCTGTTCCTTCCtgtgtcatgcatgcatgctttgctTGCAACAGATAACTAGTTAAGCAAAGACTAATTAAGGGCTAAAAGAACTAAAGCTAGATAGAGCTAGAGAGATTAGTGCCTTGCTTATATGGTTTTAATTACTGTCTTTTGTGTTCCTTTTCCCCTTTCATATGGTTTGTATCCTTTTTCTTCCCCACTTTGTTTCTCTTTGCTTTTCTAATTTGCCAAGCAGCTTAGATGATGCTGTGTGTACTTTTACATGAAGAGCTCTCCTTTTGTAGTTTTCCCTCTTTGCCTTTGCAGAATACCACTGCCTTTGCTATCATTAGGGCTTGTCCTTTTGCTGTCCTCTGGGCCCCATATGGTCACAAAAGCTTTTCTTGACTGTGACCTGGGATTAGCTTGAAAAGATCATACGGTGAGAAAGATCATCTTGCATTGTAGTAATTTATGTATAGACAGCTTACTCAGAATCCTATAAAGAAAGCATATATCAAAAAGCTCACTAGAGATGGTTAGATGATCATGACAAAATTTTGCTCATACTTTTGAGTCTGCATGCAAACATTCAAATATTCTATGTTTTGCACTACTGTTTTTTATGTTGATGTGTATCATGGATTGCGCACAAATATATTGAGAATTTATCATTGAGAAATGAAGATAGATTTCTTGGAAGGTGCAAGGGCCTGACAAAAATTGAGCAACTTATGATCATTAGTGTTTGATCTTTTAGTCTTTTTCCCATCTCTCTGGTCATATCTCTACAAAGAACAACGTTGAAGCACGACTTTTGATATGCAAATGTACGCAATTATGACCCAGTCAATGGCGCTTAACCGCACTTTCATGCATTGCTTTGGCTTTTAACCTTACTGTTAATTGTTCCTACCAATCTACCCAGCACATCAATGATCTCactaatatatataaacaatGATCTCCATCAAAAGACGAAGCAGTTCTCCATTCATTTTTCAGTACTAATAGCCATGGAAATTTATGCAAAGTAATGAAATGTAATTCTTTGTCAATGAGCTAGAAATTgtgacacacatatatatatatgtgaatttttattttttccatcCCTATATATATGGCATTGTATATATAGAATGTTGGCCATATAAAAGTACTATCATATTTCGTAAAGTATATAAATTGCTTTTGAGGGAACAGAAATATAGAAAGCTCCAACctttgggcttttttttttaattaaacggCCATGAATATACAGTGTTATGGCCTGTGAGAGAGATGTTAGTTCATGCATGGTACGTCACATAGAACATAAACTGaaatcttgcatgcatgcattcattCGTCAGTGCGTGACATATCTACGCAGTGCGTTCAGTGTCGACACTTTTCCTGCTGATACCTTTGATCACAGTCCAGACAGGAAGAGGCCGTACGAACACAATTCCCGATTGATATACTCCATATGCACAAACTACGTACATCTCGTCTTAGAAAAAACCAACTTGAACATatatttgtccagattcgtttcTAAcggttactccctccgttctatttAAAATGTAGTGGTTGTGGGTTTCTATGTCTAATgtttgatcgtccgttttattttaattttttttatgattagtatttttattgactagatgataaaacataaatagtactttatgcgtgacttacttcttttaattttttttataaatttttcaaataagacggatggttaaACGTTGGTCATAACAACTCACAACTACACTTAAAATAGAATAAAAGGAGTATTCTTTTTGGATGAAGAGAGTACGCAGTAGATATGACATGCAATAACCTGGCGAAAAAAGAAATGACATGCAATATGCGTATACATACATATGCCTGCAGCTGCAGATCATCGTCTTCTCCTCTCGATCGTTattgatccatcgatcgatcagtcgaTCGATCTGCCTGCAGAGGCAGGGCCCAAGTTCCCTCTCTCTCAAAAGATGAGAGGCCACATCAGATCCATCGATCAGATCGTCGATCACATAAAGTATCAAATGTTGCATCACCATCATTGCTACCTGCTCTGGGGATTCCCGGCCGTTTCCCTATTGCATGCTAATTATTGGTTTATGCCCGTATAATACTACATACCTAGTACATATACATAatactatatatgtatacgCATGTGTCATGCTGATGATCTCATGATGTATGCGTGTTGCTCCCCTTCTTGTTGCAAGAAGGAACGAGCATTTCATTTCAGCCTCGTTGTTTATCAGTCACTAGTAAAAGAAGATCAGTACGCGTTTAAACCGTGAATTTGTGAAGAGCATTACTGAAATATAAAGGTCCTATTTGGTATAGCTCCAAGTCCTATATCCGCGCTGAATTTGGAGTTTCTAAGTTAAATTATAAcggttttaaaatttatatttcaatTGAAATAGGAATAAAACGATATTCATCACAATATTATCAATGTAAATTAATAGCTCCAGATACCATAGATTTCTAGAGCTAGCTAGGGATATCTAGCTCTAACAAATATTGAATCCTGAGCCGTGCCAAATAAACATAAGTCGTCGTTTTAGATTTGTGCACAAAGAAGCTAGTATAAGGCACGTAGCAGGTCAAATGAATTTGTTACCACtcatttatactccctccatctacttttgatagtcatattttatcttggcacaccGACCAAAGGATaggtaattctacttatcatccatttaaacatgctactagccattcctcgtaaacacgcgatttattaatatttacatttctcgatgcccatgcagccaatcttgtgtggagaAATGGAGAGttacgcattaaatccgagaaaatcattaagaggataggttgttggattgaaatatgtctatcaaaaataaatttttcagatttggaaatatgactatcaaaaatagatagagGAAGTACTACATAAAAGTTGAGACACATTTCTTTATGAGGGGTAGGGCATTACTTAGCAAGAactaagatatatttttttggaaataaaaGTGCATATATAGAAAGTCTAAAGCAACTTATATTTATGAAAGAGTTGAGAAGGCTGAAATGACTTACATTTAGAATCTGAGGAAGTAGTTAGATATCATAATTGTGAttgtaattatatatgtttatagggtACCCATGTTTATAAGATGAAAGGAGAAGGACCAATACTTTTGCTGGAGTTGCATCTTGCAAGAAAAAGCTGTGGGGCCTTACTAAAGTTAGCAATATTAGACATTATCCATTCTCCTTGCTAGTACTAACCATAGCTAGTAGAACAAATTAAagctaaggccctgtttagatcctccaaaatggcaaaagttttaccATTTTGTAGCAccttttgccattttggatctaaacactagtagcaaaagttagcaatttggcatttggcatttgctagtccatagtagcaaattgtgctaaaaagtgctttgggaccactccttctctctttctctctctcactttagtgctagaatggcaaaactttaacatgcatctaaacactaactagtacttttgcaatgccaaaacttttgccatttgccatttgccattccaaatggatctaaacatgccctaactAACATGATGGGTCCGTTTGTTATGATCCCAAGGCAAATAAAGTGTCAGTAGAATCTCTCAGATATATGTACACCATGCATGCTGTGAATTTTAGTCTACTGTTAGCTAGGAGTAGTTGGGGTGGTACTTGGAGTCGAGTTTATAAAGAAACTCATTGTGATCATAAGTGCTAGGAGCCTTTGCCTCTTTGTTCCATAGATGACACGATAAGACAGGTATAATTTgcctaccttttttttttcctaaatccTATGTACTCATTTAAGTGCTCTCCATTAGTAGTTAATATGATGCATTTTTACAATTGCTCTCCCAATTACCTCTTTTTTAGCAAATCTTACGTCATCTTAATTACTTCTAGCCTTGGGAAGCTTGATATACGACAATATTATCTTTCTAACTCTCTTCGATCGTGGAGTCATTTTATCGCTCAATTTTTCTGCAGCAACGTGCGGGCTTTCCGCCTTGTCCACTAACCATCTTCTACATCCATGAATAAACtgtatgaaaaaaatcaaattaaattaaaggcACTGGAAATAAAATCTTTAGTAAAAAAGCAGAAGTAGCTAGCAAATGGAATCTCTGCTCCCTGGCGCAGGCATCCCATCCCTCGTATTCCCCCTCTACCTGCGGCAATGCACCCTGCCagatttggcaaaaaaaaaatgctcggCAAAAAGCACAAATGATCCATCAATATATGCATAATCTCGCTTGCATAAAAATAATGCAGTCTATGATCAGCTCTACTGCACCAATGATAGATCAAGTCATAATTTGGAGACACCCTAAATCTTTACCAGATCAGGTTCTAAATTTTAGGAGGTTGAGTTTACTCACTTTGATGCATGCATTCACACAAATGGTAGTATCAAAATGATCCCTGCAGATAAGGTTTTTAGTACTATGTATGAGTTCTATTCTTTAGATGCAGAtacatgcaatgcaatgcaggcAGCTAGTAGTAGCTTATCACAGTCATTGCAAGTctgctttgcatgcatgcatgacaagaaaacaaacaaacaatctAGTTACAGACACTGTGCACTAGCCCATCCATATGCTAAACCAGCTAGCCAtctagtactagctagtactccaCCAATACACCTAGGTGCTCTGCTATCAACCGAGGCCCGATTTAGTTActaaaaatttttgttttagggtgtcacatcggatacatggatacacatttaaagtattaaacgttgtctaataacaaaataaattatatattctgCCAAAAaactacgagacaaatttattaagcctaattaatccattattaccaaatgtttactgtagcaccacattgtcaaatcatggcacaattaggcttaaaagattcgtctcacaatttcccgacgaactgtgtaattgtttttattttttttgtctacatttaatactccatgcatgtgtccaaatattcgatatgacatggtgaaaatttttgttttgggaactaaacagggcatGAATGATTTACTTCATCTGTCTcagaaaaaaccaacttctagcTAGGAATCAAATATAGACTCTATGTTTAGATTCGTCATcagaagttagttttttttttttacaaaagaacTGAGGGAGTATCAAGACAGCTACAGTAGTCTAGCTTGTGTCCATccagagagagatggagagaaagCTGATGTAGCTTTGTGTAGCTGCTTTGTCAGCACATGCAATCCTCTTTTCCACACCACAAAATCCCCTTTGGACCAAAGAAAGAAACCCTCTTCCCTCTCTGAAACCCCAACTCAGCCCTCCCCTGCAAGAAAAGCACAAAACCCAAACACCACAagaatccatccatccaacccaACCCAGTAGCAGTGTTGTACCATCTCACACTCTCTCTGCAAAAAGATGAGCACTCAGCTAGCTAGAGACACACACCAAACACCATataaagcagcagcagcagaagcagacTCCCCCACTAACCCATGACCCCTCATTTCCATCACCTGTTCattctttcatctcatctcatcttctcTCCCTATAGCTAGATCAATTGCACTGTTGCTATTATACCTAATTAATCACCCAATCCAAGATTCCAAAACCTAGCTAGTGTGATCATCAGCTTGTGATCGATCCTAGAAAGATCTTAAGATAGGTTTTTGATTTGATCATCATCGTTGGAGATGAGAGCTGGGGGGTGCACGGTGCAGCAGGCGCTgaccgcggaggcggcggcggtggtgaagcAGGCGGTGAgcctggcgcggcggcgcgggaacgCGCAGGTGACGCCGCTGCACGTGGCGAGCGCGATGCTgcaggcggcgggggcggcgccggcgccggggctcCTCCGCGCGGCGTGCCTCCGGTCGCACTCCCACCCGCTGCAGTGCAAGGCCCTCGAGCTCTGCTTCAACGTCGCCCTCAACCGCCTCCCGGCGTCGGCGGGGGCGTCGCCGCTGCTCGGCCATGGCCACGGCGTCGGCGTCTACTacccgccgtcgctgtcgaacGCGCTCGTCGCCGCGTTCAAGCGCGCCCAGGCGCACCAGCGGCGGGGCTCTGTCGagacgcagcagcagccggtgcTCGCCGTCAAGatcgagctcgagcagctcgtCATCTCCATCCTCGACGACCCCAGCGTCAGCCGCGTCATGCGCGAGGCCGGCTTCTCCAGCACCCAGGTCAAGGCCAACGTCGAGCaagccgtctcctcctccatggaagccgccaccaccaagccccaaaaccctaaccctagcagcagctcgcctccgccggcggctcATCAAGAGGCGAAACCTAGTAGATGCATCGATCAGGTGGTGGTGCGGGAGGAGGACGTCGCGGCCATCCTGGACTGCCTGGCGACGCTGAGCAAGAAGCGGGTCATGGTGGTCGCCgagtgcgccgccgcggccgaggcggcggcgcgggcggccgtGGACAGGATcaggcgcggcgaggcgaggcagcaCGCGCAGGCGCAGGTGGTCACCCTCGCCGTGTCCCGGTTCCGCGGCGtgccgagggaggaggcggagcggcggctggcggagcTCCGGTGCGCCgtcaggggcggcggcggccgcgcggtggTGCTCGTCGTGGAGGACCTCGCGTGGGCGGCCGAGTTCTGGGccgggaggaggccgccgccatcctcctgcGGCGCAGGCGCCGGCGGCTACTACTACTGCGCCGTGGagcacgccgtcgccgaggtGCGCGCcctggcgtgcggcggcggcggcggcggcgtctggcTCGTCGGGCACGGCACGTACCAGACGAACATCCGGTGCCGGGCGGGGCACCCCTCGCTGGAGACTCTCTGGGGCCTCCACACGCTCGCCGTCCCCGCCGGCAGCCTCGCCCTCAGCCTCAcctgcgccgacgccgacgccgccgccgacgacgacgacaggtaattaattaacctaacCCTAATCAGTTAAGCGCGGTGATATAATCCATTTTAATCACCATTGATTTGAAACGAAATGCCAGCGACTGTTCGAACACAGTTCGACGATCGATGTACTCTCATCTATTTGAGATGGTTGAGATGGTACAATTGGCGCCTTTTTCTTCTTGCCTGCCACGAGTGATGAGAGCTAAAGCTCTCGCATCTTTCCAAGCTTTTCATCAGGCAATGAGCTAGCTAGGTCATCAGCTTCACATTATCCCTTTAGCTTGCATCTTTGAGTATTTCctacgtactactactacatctTTCCTTCAacactactatatatatatatacattcatGATTACAATTAAGGATCTATACCACCTAATTGAAACAATTAATCAGTGCGTGTGCATTGTGTAGAACTGTAACTACCACTTCATAAGTTACAACTTGTAcaagtcaaatttgaacttgcgtgtttgtaaagtgatatattacatacttgttaattttttttattttttttcaaaccatttAGTTACATACGAGAAACGGGTGTATGTCCACCCGAGCGTTTAAAACAGGTTCCCAAAATTAGATGTGTATAGCTACTCATCAGCTAGCAAAGAGTACATACCTATATATATGCAGGCATGATCAATACACATATATGTTCATGGTGGGGTAGAATCTTCAGTGCATGACAGATGAATCTTATCAccatcttatatatatatatcctgcatgcgtttgtttgcagTGGTgcaatggcagcagcagcagtcaaTCACCAGTCAGCCAAAGGCGCGAACGgatcgacgtcgccgtcgccttgcCTGTCACTTTTGGACGCTGCTGCAGCAGGTGGCGCCTGCAGCTCCGGGCAGCTGGCGgtgatggccgccgccgtctccggcgcctGCTGCGGCGGCGATTGCGCCGCTGCGACGAAAGCACTGCTGCCACGGTCAGTCGTCTTCatgccgccgtcggcgacgacgaccaccaccaccatccctcCATGGCTGCACCATTGCCGCGATCaggtaaaaatatatatacccacACAAATTCACATTTGCCAATTTGATCGAGTGAATTTAATTTGCTGTTGTGTGTTGAAGTTGTCCGTACTTTCTTATCAGCTTAGGTTTTTGGGTTGAATTGGTTGGTGCATGTATAGTGGCCACTGACTAATTAGGTTTTTGTTGcactcttaattaattaagcaggaGCCTGCAGCTCATATGAAGAAATGGATGTCGGCGCATGGCGGCTCGCCGTCGCGCAGGACGGCGCTGAACATCTCGTCCACGGCGGTGTCGCCGTGCTCCTCCGTCTCGTCCTACGAGCAGTACACCCGGTTGCACCAGCCGTACCAGCCATggctcgtcgccgacgacgacgacgaagccgaAGAGACGAAGCATCCATAcatcgccggcgatggcggcgctggtAGGCttgtgccggcggcggccaaggtGGTGATCAAGTCCGACGACTCGAGCGCCTCCAATGGCTCCGTGGaggtggagtggcggcggccCAGGTTCAAGGAGGTGAGCGCCGAGAACCTCAAGGTGCTCTGCGGCGCGCTGGAGAAGGAGGTGCCGTGGCAGAAGGTGATCGTGCCGGAGATCGCCAGCACGGTGCTCCGGTGCCGGTCGGGCATGGCGGCGCCCGCCATGGCGAGGAGGTCGAGCTCTTGCTCGAGCTCCAAGGAGCACACGTGGATGCTCTtcctcggcggcgacgcggatggTAAGTTGAGGGTGGCGAGGGAGCTGGCGAGCCTCGTCTTCGGCTCGTCCAAGAGCTTCGTGtccatcggcggcgccgccaacgcgtcgccgccgccgtcgtcatcgtcgtcgtctccggcgcgGTCGTCGGGCTCCACCGAGCAGCCGCACCGGAGCAAGCGGCCATgggcggagacgacgacgacgacgacgagcgggcGGGACCAGGACCACCTCGAGGCGCTCTACGACGCCGTGCGCGACAACCCGCGGCGCGTCATTCTGATGGAGCGCGTCGACCGGGCCGACGCGCGGTGCCACGACGGCATCAGGGACGCCATCGAGCGCGGCGTGGTgcggagccgcggcggcggcggcgaggaggccttCCTCGGCGACGCCATCGTCGTCCTCAGCTGCGAGAGCCTCAACCCAagctcgacgacgccggcgaagaAGGCCAAGACGGAGTACAGCGTGGAGAAGCTCGACCAGGATGGTGATGATCACCATGGCAAGGaagccgtcgcggcggcggcgtcgccgtcttGCTTTGATCTGAACATGagcatggacgacgacgacgaggcggcggaggagcgttgcaccggcgaagaagaagaagcaggccatcatcatcatctgctgCTGCTCAAGGCAGTAGACAGGGTGCTGTTCTTCAGATCAATTGGGGAATAATTGTGATCAATATTCCAATCTTTGGTGAAATTTTCTTGGGGGTTCTTGATCATATTAATGCTGGCGATCGAAATTGGTCGATGTGTATTAATTGTTTATGTTGTTTTGTTGGTTGGCATGTTTAATTATTGTTAGTTTtcctttatatttgttttttttttgtcgatcTTTGGAGATCATGAGATTGGATGCATGGGATATATGGAACTGATCTATATATGATGGAAATACTAGCTAGCTTGTAAATTTCTAGCTGTGGTCAACATATATTAAggtattttaataatattattattattatcttaaGGTACTTATTACTCATTTATATATGGTTTGGTAGTTTTTATCTATCTCACTGTTGTCCTTCATGTATGTACATATTGTTTTGCCTTTAGGACATGTGGCGTTATTTGTTGCATGCAAAATATGCAATCTAGacggtgacaaaaaaaatatgaaagtatTCGATAACAAAAATTTCAATATCGTATATTAAtccacaaaaatatatatgatagaTCAAATTTGACTAGCTGATTCatgcatgataaaaaaaaatacaaatcccAGCAAGGAACATAACTATATATAAGTATAGTTaggtttattttattttctccatGCGAAGCCACCAACATTCCAACCATGATGAGCAAACTCTCAAATCGCCTACGGCGCGCCTTAATTGATCGCTAGCAATTTGTGCCAAAATGCCTGTCGTGCTGTTTTTCACGAGTTGACAAGAGGAGGGAGAAATGGAAACTAGAAGACTATTTATACAGCAATGAGCGCGAAATTCAAGTTTTGTAAGAGAGGCAAAGGTAAAATATTATCAgaaatatggtttttaatttaACAATGTTCAACCTTTTATTAGTGCAGCTGGTTTAAAATAAGAATCATTTATAATAGTATCACACActacctctgtctcaaaatatatataacatatgaatttggacatatatagaaatgcttatattatgggacagagggtgtacaattttagttatatatgtCACACATTGCACATGAGTTGTGTCCAGACATCATATACCGAATCTCTATATGGCTATCACACAACGGCGTCTAGATAGTACTATTAAAGACGGTTAACTTTTAACCATATCTCTGAGGAGCATAACGAAATTAAATGCAGCATTTGATTACACATAAAGGAAATTGCATGCACCACTTT
This region includes:
- the LOC127761454 gene encoding protein SMAX1-LIKE 3-like, whose amino-acid sequence is MRAGGCTVQQALTAEAAAVVKQAVSLARRRGNAQVTPLHVASAMLQAAGAAPAPGLLRAACLRSHSHPLQCKALELCFNVALNRLPASAGASPLLGHGHGVGVYYPPSLSNALVAAFKRAQAHQRRGSVETQQQPVLAVKIELEQLVISILDDPSVSRVMREAGFSSTQVKANVEQAVSSSMEAATTKPQNPNPSSSSPPPAAHQEAKPSRCIDQVVVREEDVAAILDCLATLSKKRVMVVAECAAAAEAAARAAVDRIRRGEARQHAQAQVVTLAVSRFRGVPREEAERRLAELRCAVRGGGGRAVVLVVEDLAWAAEFWAGRRPPPSSCGAGAGGYYYCAVEHAVAEVRALACGGGGGGVWLVGHGTYQTNIRCRAGHPSLETLWGLHTLAVPAGSLALSLTCADADAAADDDDSGAMAAAAVNHQSAKGANGSTSPSPCLSLLDAAAAGGACSSGQLAVMAAAVSGACCGGDCAAATKALLPRSVVFMPPSATTTTTTIPPWLHHCRDQEPAAHMKKWMSAHGGSPSRRTALNISSTAVSPCSSVSSYEQYTRLHQPYQPWLVADDDDEAEETKHPYIAGDGGAGRLVPAAAKVVIKSDDSSASNGSVEVEWRRPRFKEVSAENLKVLCGALEKEVPWQKVIVPEIASTVLRCRSGMAAPAMARRSSSCSSSKEHTWMLFLGGDADGKLRVARELASLVFGSSKSFVSIGGAANASPPPSSSSSSPARSSGSTEQPHRSKRPWAETTTTTTSGRDQDHLEALYDAVRDNPRRVILMERVDRADARCHDGIRDAIERGVVRSRGGGGEEAFLGDAIVVLSCESLNPSSTTPAKKAKTEYSVEKLDQDGDDHHGKEAVAAAASPSCFDLNMSMDDDDEAAEERCTGEEEEAGHHHHLLLLKAVDRVLFFRSIGE